The Erigeron canadensis isolate Cc75 chromosome 1, C_canadensis_v1, whole genome shotgun sequence genome segment ttgccttcgtgtggcatcatgccaacaataggcaAATGGGAAAACATGTTATTAGAGGATGAAGATGAGCTAACCATTTTAGCTTCAGAGGAATTTGAAGGGTCGCTGGAGAGAGATGTGGAGGATCCAGCGTCCATTTCAGTGTGataatcatttcctttaacgAAATACCACCTTTTCATTTCCTCAGAAGAAGTAATACCAGATGGAGGAATTGAGATTTCAGGtttcacatcatctttaaacgTGTCAGCGAGACAGGCAGCAGATTCAAAATCTCCACCTATCACTGCCTGAACttgtgcagggacttgttctttaagacattgatgatgaaacttagaagcttttgacaaaaaggtcacaatcttcttgagATTGAGGACTTCaagcttaagtttttcattctcaagcTGAAGCTTTTAAGTCAGCAACTCATGTgactgaagttcaacatgaacattctttagtcttttgagtttttcagatttttcactcaattcagaACTTACTAAAAGGAGTTTTGAGTGTGCTTCAGCACGCAgagtttctacgaactgaagatcacatgacaaggattcaaaaattttggtcttgtcctcatcagcagatgaaagaagagtatgtacctttttgacagtgacgttgacccactgacttgttgagacttggtcttttgtcagcgcatcactatcagccagagccatgagACACATGGTGTCAACATACTCCTCGTCATCAGAGTCATCTGAATCAGCCCAATCATGCTCTTCAGCGACCAGACCTTTGCCTGGTGTTTTGGCTtcttcagtttcagccattttggctttgagctgataatacttgttcctgtattcatcagtAGATTTAAATGAGTTAGATTTTGGAGCAGCAGGAGTTGGGATAGAAACCCTGCACTCCTTTTGATAGTGGCATTTTCTGCCACATttccagcattcttcctgtgatttatccacaggaggcttatatggagcaactgacttacggttgttccatttcctggagtacttcTTTCCAGCGATTAAGGCAAATTCCACAAAATTACTGAACATTTCTTGtttctcttcagcatcaagctctTCAACAAAAGCTTGAAAGGATGCTGGAAGAGAAGAGGTGATGGCACCATCATTGGGATAGATGGGCTCAGTAGAGATGAGAGCAAGACGGTCAGTTAAAGGGTTTGCAGAAGTGCTAGTTGCAGAAGAGGAGCTAGCATGTCTCTTAGATTCTGCAGAGGCTCTAATGTTTTGTGCCAGggctttctcttcaaattgaagtgTGCCAAACAATTCCTCAAGATccagttcttgaatctttttagtGGTGCGGAGGATTTGTCTTAGATTCTGCCATTTGAGAGGGAGAGAATCGATGAACTTATGGCATACCTCAAAATTGTCATGGGTAATACCAACatttgtcatgtcattgagcaaccctttgaaCCGGGTATATGTGCCCTctagactttcatcaggaagagaaaaTAAATTTTCATAGGCACGTTTTaggtcaattttcttggttttaatcaaGTCAGCTGACCCTTCATAAGTGCTCACTAGCCTTTCccaaacttcttttgaagtggggaatttaatgactagtttcatcaccTCAATGGGAAGAGTGGtgatgatcatgtttttcaatcttgagtcaagattgacgagctttcgctcttcttcagtccactggacttctGGCTTAACCAGATCAGTCacaatttcaggagcatcaggtgtAGCACCTGGTGTCCTTTGAACATACATGGGTATGCAAGGACCTTCATTTAAGATATTCATAAGATATGGTTCTACACCCATTATGTGTAGTAACATTCGTTCCTTCCATGAGCCAAAGTCTTTTGGCTCAAATTTTGGAGGAATAGAGACTTAACCAAAGTCACGCGTGTTTACCAGAGTGTGTACAGAcgacatcttttaaaaaattttaagatttaaatagtaaagacaataatgtaaacacaagaggcaaataaatcttgttccaataatttaggaacagtggctctgataccacttgatggtcctttaatgcactacttgtgtttgattaactaacttgtaagataaatatgaaataacaagaaCAGAGACGAgaagtaaagaactttgtttagttatatgtatttcaaactaaacgatgaaaacatggatggttgtttaacaacaacaataaacagaaaaatatgttaagtttttgaacacacaaaaacttaacaaataacaaaagagaataaagtaaaaactgtggaacacaccaaccaactggtggctaggtcaagtgattccttttataggcagataaggaatcacatgacacccctaatagatgttgacacatgaaggttgtcaactatctattggtggatagtccagatcTGCAGAgatctcttttcttcatcttgtttgtttccaaaaacggtatgaaagagaaactctATTGCACAGAaatagtacaaggtcacatggcttCATCTTGGTCTtgcaacacgtgtccttgggaccatccttcttatcttcaatttcccgctcatatttaacttacaaatactggacggtgagtcatcgaacatatcctttagacttgaAGATAGATCGTGCTTGCAGATGCAGGCGCTCGCTGAGAGCTTGCTGAACGAGTCActcgctgagtctctcagcgaatccataaCTCAACACTAATTTACCCCTATCACAAATAATCATGGTTCCTAGCATACTATTTTACCCCTGATCACAAATATCATACATGCTTACACCGATCACACATAATCATTATCACATATCGATTCACTTATGCTCATGCTCTGATCACACTGAGTACATATAATCCTTTATATATCTAATTAGATAGAAACACACTAAGTACATATAATCATTTAAAGTGTGATTATATGCTctcaatgaatatatataatcattcatATAGAAGCAGATATGCACATTTGAGCATTTCAtacttatattcatattttaacAAAACTAAACTGTTCTTAAAGACTATAAATACTAAGAGAGATATACTCACTATGATcacatataatcacatatatcGATTCATATGTGCTCACATCGATCACATATGATTGCAAATGATCGTGTGCAGCAAATGATCACAAATTTCATGGATcacaaatgattataaatttcaatGTATTAACTAAATTGAGCACATGTAATCATGTGTAGCATAAGTGTGAAATTCAGATGTCAATAAtttgtgcacatgtgatcaagaattcaaatctctacataattgtttaacagatgataatccatgctccacacaattataaacttcaaaattacacataagttattcataaaaaaaatcaaaaaacattttttatgtAAAGAACAATAATTGGttaggcttgatttgaaaagttctcaaagattctcgcaaaaaaaggggtctcaaaataactttaccctatatatatatatatatatatatcttgggAGGATCCATCGTGGTTCTAGTCTCATTTCCACCATTTGTGAGGGTATATTTATAAGGGTTTTTTGAGAACCTTTGGGTTTTATCTTTAAACATacatgtaatttaggagtaaaaGTAAAATTGGTATTAGcttaattatacatattttgCATCATTATTTGCTGTCTAATATCCAAAACTTGTATAcattttgtgtttatttattatgaatTTAGTTTCTTATCATTTACGCAAGCTTGTTGTAGGTCAATTATATGACTTTTATGTTTTTGGAGCTAAATggtgctaaaaaaaaaaaaggcggAAAATGACTCAAAATGATGTCCGGGTGAAGTCAAGATTATTGCCGTGGGAACGAAATTATAGCAACAAATACAAAAGGGCGTAGAGGAATTTATGATCTAGTAGATTGCTTTTGACCAAGAGCCATTTTCTATTTTAACCGAAGTCACCCAGAGCATCGCAAGCCAAATTGCTTTTAGTTGAATTTGGATATTGTTTTGTGGACTATCGTTCCAGCCATGACTAAGCCCACCCGAGCCCAACTCCCCTCCACTATAGAATTATTATTGGTTCCTTTTTATTGGATAGAACTACAgaagaggtcatgggttcgatcctcatccaatataaaggttggagggcatttaataccatttaggtagaaactgaaagCAGCTTCTTTACTTAGATAGAGGTAAGGTATGCTTACATCTTAAACTCCCCCATACACTGTCAAAGTATTGAgactcaaaacccgcagaaggcgaCATTGAGGAGttaattatttctattttttttttttcctttttattggATAGAACTATAGAAGAGAGTGCATGAAAACAACATACTGTAGCAGGCTAGCAGCTTCTCAGTTTATTTTGTTTGGTTGACCAGCCAACTATTTTGTGCCACCTCACCACATCTACAAGCACAGCGTCACAGTAGGAGCAACAACCATTTTTAGTTTCGTTTAATTATTGgacttccttttcttttttctttttatctaacTTGGGCCAAACTATTAGCGCAATACCCTTTATTATGTTATGATTTATGAGGGAGTGGAATACTTCGTATTTATGGTATCCATTTTAACTAGAAACTCAATACGAATAAAAAGTTATACGCTAGATTAAAAAGAATTTAGTTTTACCTCCCTTGTTAAAAAAAGGGGGTTAGAATGAAGGACCCCTGGTATCCGCATGAATACCCACTTATGTCATCCCATAAGAGGCTCCAAATGGACTCGTTCTTTCGCTCGTTCGACATCCTCGGACGAGTCCACGCCATTAGGTGAGACTCGTCCCTGGTTCGTTCGGGGGACTAGTCCGGGTGTCTCATTCCTGCAGGGACGAATGCAACgacttgtttaattttttatttttatttttttttaatgcaacGGCTAAATTAaggaagaagacaaaaaaattaaactttcaaaatttggcAAAACAGTTCCCTGTAACGTCTTCTTTGACTACCTGCAGTTcaaaaactttacacttttagtcctttaacggttaatttttgaaaaagccTATATATACACCACCATAAGCATTAGAACACACCACACTtgcattattcaaatatattcacACATTCAAAACCATTTTAAGCAGAAAATCATGTCGAACTTCAACAACCAAAAAGCCGACGACTTCTGGAACAACGCCGTGAACGATTTTAATCAATCGTACATTAACCAGCCACCACAAATACCCTTCATCCCACAACCAAATGACCCCCATTATGCTCAATTCATGGCAGCTTATTATGCTTCATTTGTCGTTGCACAACCCCCTAATTTCTACCATGGGGGGTCATCGTCAGTTGCACAATTTCAACAACCCGATCAACACTCATTTCCCACACCACCATGTAATCCCACACCCGAATCTGCTCCCACGCCCGAATATGTTCCCACCCCCAATCCATTCCTGAAGCACAACCAAAGAAGGGTCGGGTCAAAAGCATGTCGAAACGCACCAAGAAAAGCAAACAACTAAAAGAACCTGCTCCAAACTCGTCAAACTGGACCGAGCTTGAGATGAAAGTTCTCACTGAGTGTTGGATCGATGCTACAGAAGATCCATACGTCGGCAAAGACCAATCTGTTGATTCTTTTTGGGGGAAAATCATAGACAAGTACAATGCAAGATTTCCCAACAACCCAAGAAACCACAATCAGATAAGTGGCAAGTGGAGATAGATAAGAACAAATGTGTCAAAGTTCAACGCAATCTGGAAAGGCTATGATGATCATCGGTGCAGTAGTGAGAACGATGCCTAAGTCATGGAGGAAGCGCGTTCATAGTACTTTACTCAAACCAAAACTCAGTTTACCATGTACGAGTGTTGGTTGCTTGTGAAAGATAAGCCAAAGTTCTTCGCTCCATCCGGTCATGATGTTCTGGGTCGAAACATGCATAAAAGGAAAAACGTTCTTAATGTTGTTGACAGTGAagatgaggaggaggaggggACCCAATTCGAGCTGGTGGACCTTCGTGATAATGACTTCTTCGGCCAGGATACTTATACGCGCCCCCTAGTAAGGCAAAAGCATCACGAACATCTGCTTCTTCCGATGCGGGGTCTGCTCATTCTTCAGCTTCCGACCTAGCCGCCCGACTCGACCGACTTAGGTGTAAAAAAGAGGCGGTGTTGGATGAACAACAACTATCTTTGGCTGCCATTCGTGAGAAAGAAAGGAAGCGCACCATGTATATTGGTCTTTCGTTCATGGACAAAAGAGAATGTGATGATGAGGAGGAGAAGAATTACATCAAGGAAGCCAAGAAGAAACTTATGGCGGGGTACAAAGACTTCCTATTTGGTCCCAACTAGTTTAggtttagtttaaaaaaataaaaatgccgtgtgtaatttgttttattttttttttatgttctaaatgtaatgtatttgtatttttatttataataaacttgtgtgttttgtgttaatggactaaaaatgtattttattaatagtttagagggttaaaagtgtaaagtttggataaatgggtagaattaaataattggtgggtccaagactagtcttTGGTGGATGAGTCCATTGGGTGCATTTTGGAGGGTTAGTCGttggagtgttttttgctgaGTTGTCTGATTTGACGCTGACAGGGACTAGTCTTAGGTGGATTAGTGGTGTCCATTCGGAAGCCTCTAAGACTTTGGGTGTGAAACACCTCCACTTATTCTGACAATTCATAAAATTCATTATTCTTTTCCAGCAtaaacttcaaatgatcaattCTCACTCTTACATGTAGAGACCGAGAACCCACATGCAACTTGTGATGAGGACTTTTCAGTgggagttaaaaaaaaaaaaaattcatcaaattttAGAAGCATGAATCATTAACTTCTCATGATTTGAATGCCAAGATGCGATAAACAATGAAATAAGAATGGCATGGAATTTTGATTTGGAAAAAGTAAACGTCGAATTATacaatcttaattaattaagcttTAAATACCAGCTAGTGGAACTAGGAAAGTATTGTTGAATACTAGATGGAGTATATGGCTTTCAAGCGACAATGACAGTCTGACAGATGATGAAATCAAGTTGATTTTAACTAAGGGGTCAAATGATAGTTGTTTAGGTGTACGTACATGATGCATATATATTAGCAAATAGGCTACAACAACACTTATTGAAAAACATGTTGTTCAAGTTAGATAGATGAAGGTCAATAATATAATCCCTATCTTTACTATCTCCATTACACTATAAAGCAtttatttctttgattttttcaactttaactaactaaaaacccaaaaataacttatcacttattcataatatcaTTAGaacaaatcttaaccactcattttttttctctcctaatctcaaccaatcatttttctcCCTtcttcataaattattttattcctctaattatttaaaaatctttttatctaaaaaacttataaaaattatataggtgttcttaaaatttcatgctctttcattagtgatgtcattcgatatactttcaacgaatttttaaattcaaatatgGAGTTCGggcggctaaggcatttggctatcacactctacgatctatatcacctcctatgacctatcacccccaccatcttatTGCTGCAACACACGGATAATTTGtctcgttatatatatattggtgaaACATAGGATTATATTAtgggaaaagagaatataattaaggttgtccgacacctaaacttaggtgtaaaatccctcacatactaatattttattttttattgtttaatgaataaatgcttggaccccacaatttttatggtttaaaaaattaataaatgagtGTCCAGCATATAAGGTTACACTACAAGAAATCTGGTTTTTTGCGACGAAATTTTTCGTCGCGAAAAAGTGGACGCAAAAAACATTTTGCGACGAATTTTGCGATGAAGTTTTGTGGGTCCCACTTTTtacaagaaaatggaaaataaaatgGCGTCGCAATAAACATGGAGGGAAATTTTTTTCACCCGGCgggaaaaataaaagtaaaaaactgTTTAGAAAATACATTGTCGCAAtaaacattttcttttaaaaaaatcaaaaatataatcatttcgTCGCAATAAACCCATTCGTCGCAAAAAATGCGTCACAAATCTTTTAATTTGACTACGAAAgtcaaaaagtaaacttttggTCGTTTAGTGGGTTTTTTGCGACGAAAACCATTTCGTCGCAAAAAACCGGATTTCTTGTAGTGCTAAGTAcctaacagtcttatattctcatctaagcttaggtacctaacagcctttaTATTACGGAgtactttattttttataagaaaataatacTAATAGTTGGTGCATCGAGTTAGCAGCTGGTTCGACCATGTTAATCACATCccatataaaataattaaagtgCTTATACCAATCACCACAACTAAGAACAATAAAAAAGCTTGCAAGTTAATTtccatatatcatatatggCAATCTTGATATACTTTCTTATTGTCTTTATCATCCCATATGAAGCAAATTCAATCAGCTTCGATTTTAAGTATATCACTCCACAAAACCAGAACACTGATATAGTTACTACGGATGATGCTACTATCACTACTGACGGAATGCAATTGATTCCTGCTAAGAGTTATACAGCAGGCCGAGGGATGTACAACAGATTGCTTCATATATGGGACAAAACCTCTGGTGAGCTAGCCAGCTTTTCTACCAGTTTCTCATTCGTGATAAATGGTAATGGTTTCACCGATGGCCTCACGTTCTTCCTCGCTGAGAATAATTCAGTTGCAGCGACCGGTGGAGCCCTGGGTCTTCCGGTTAACTCAAGATATAAAGTGTTATATCCATTTGTTGCAGTTGAGTTTGATACTCTCTGGAACGAAGAATGGGATCCAGCATCTCTTTCCTCGAACGATTATCATGCAGGCATCAATGTTAACTCTCTTAATTCTTCCGTGTTCAAGAAATGGTCCATCAATGCAACAACAACAGCGAATTTTCAAGCTCACGTAACGTATGATTCAGTTTCGAAAAGCCTTGGTGTTTCTGTAAGTGATGACTTATATGGTGTAATTGACCTCAGTTACATCATTGATCTAAAGGATATATTACCCGAATGGGttatttttgggttttcatCAGGATCCGGAATTTGGAATAATAAAGTTACAGTAGCATCATGGAACTTTAACAGTTCAACTCTACAGGCAGATGAACAAAAGGTGCAGCCACCATCCCCACCCCCACCCCCGAAAAAAAGGGCAAGTCACGAGGTGGGATTAATAGCTGGCTTAGTAGTTGCTGTACTTTCTATTTCGGCTATCGTTGTTTTCTATTATTTATGCAGCACGAACAAACAGAAAATACCTGAACTGGGTAATCAGAAACTGGGTAATCATGCGAAGATGAACAAAGATTTTCAAGAGGAGACTGGACCTAAACGTTTCTCTTACAAGAAAATTCTTCAGGCAACTGATGGTTTCGCAGAGACGAATAAGCTTGGGGAGGGAGGTTTTGGAGGGGTTTATAAAGGTTTTTTGAAAGATGGTGAAACGGATATCGCAGTCAAAAGGGTATCCAAGACTTCTCAACAAGGGATCAAGGAGTATACCGcggaaattaaaataattagcCGATTAAGGCACAAAAATCTGGTGGAACTCAAGGGTTGGTGCCATGAGAAAAGGGAGCTCCTACTTATTTACGAGTTTATGGAAAATGGGAGCTTAGATCAACATCTCTTCGAGCAGAAAAGTCGGTTGACTTGGGACAAGAGGAAAAAAATTGCAAATGGCCTGGCCTCCGCTTTGTTTTATCTTCATGAAGGATGCAAGAAATGTATTTTGCACAGAGATATTAAATCGAGCAATGTCATGCTGGACTCAAATTTCGAAGCAAAACTTGGTGATTTTGGGTTAGCTAAGTTTGTTGACCATGAGAAGGGCTCCCAGCAAACACTAGTTATTGCCGGAACTTGGGGTTACATGGCTCCTGAATATGCGTCTACTGGCACACCAAGCAAACAATCGGATGTATTTAGCTTTGGAGTTGTTGCACTTGAAATAGCTTGTGGTCGAAAAGCCATCGTGTATGAGGCTCCGGACAGACCAGTGACATTAGTAAAATGGTTGAGAGATCTCTATGAGACTGGAGATATTCTAAAAGCAGTTGATCCGTCAATTGGCTCATACAACGAGGAACAAATTGAGCGGTTGATGATCGTTGGGTTATGGTGTGCACACCCTGTCGCAGACCAACGCCCATCAATGGAGCAAGCCATTCAAGTATTGAACCATGATGCTTCCCTACCTGAACTGAGTAAACTCCCATCAAGGATGCCGGAAATCACTTCTCACCTTCCTCCAAATCCTCCAGTAGTTTATTATACTTGCGTTCTAAAATCataacttcttcttcaagttctcATTCTAGCACGCCAATTCCCCCAAAGCTCCCAACGTCATCAGCAACTTCTTCTACAGCTGCGTTGCTAGGTGGTTAAATGTAATTGGAGGAATTTATATGTTCAATGTCATTACTAATTAGCATATCTTTGATTTGAATTCATGTAATTGTCCACTGAAAACTTAATTAGTACGTGTTTGTAGCAAATGAATGCTTgatttgaataaatgtttgtaaGTACTTCTTTACGTGTTTATAGTGGATCAAAGACCTCTAAAGTTATTTCAGAcatcttgaccattggattacAATCAACTGTCATAATTCAAaaaatcatctttgaatcttgaccattaatattaatctaatggtcaagatttcCAACTTTAATAGTAAAGTTAGAAATAACTTTAGAATATCTCAATCTGTTTGTAATGACTAgcatatatatttgtttcatctatatctatactgcAAATAACACTCTCTCCTTTATAACTTTTCAGCCTAAAATACCCTCAAATTTGATCAAATCTTGAAAAATAATTGTAGGAGAAAAGGCTTGATGCCTATATGGCTATATATGGCTTATACAACATCCACCTTATCGCTCCACTAACTAATGTTGATTTGATAATTTTCCTTtcattaagtatatatatatgttctaagTTTCCTTTAGatataactaaatataaatatttttacctaatatatttataaatatccttatttagattatttacaacatacatccaTCAACCTTtgaaataactacaataccctctttaattacataaattacttttatattaataatcaaaCTGTTACTTCATGCCAATGTCGTCACCATCATCCATCTTTGCCAACGCGGCCACATTATGCCAGTGCCTATCtagttttaatatatgtattagtcatttaaaattatttctcacaattaaaaaagattgatattatgattgattaatgATCGATTATTATTTGTAAGGAACTCTTATTTTCATATAAGgtacttttatagttttatttatgtGTGTTAATTAACCATACCCTGGTTATAGTTAATTAGCAAGGTCTTATCATAGTATTTGCTATCTCAGGCACCatgcttcttttctttttttaagttACTCTTGAATGTATTAGGTgactgaatatataaataat includes the following:
- the LOC122589515 gene encoding L-type lectin-domain containing receptor kinase IX.1-like, whose product is MAILIYFLIVFIIPYEANSISFDFKYITPQNQNTDIVTTDDATITTDGMQLIPAKSYTAGRGMYNRLLHIWDKTSGELASFSTSFSFVINGNGFTDGLTFFLAENNSVAATGGALGLPVNSRYKVLYPFVAVEFDTLWNEEWDPASLSSNDYHAGINVNSLNSSVFKKWSINATTTANFQAHVTYDSVSKSLGVSVSDDLYGVIDLSYIIDLKDILPEWVIFGFSSGSGIWNNKVTVASWNFNSSTLQADEQKVQPPSPPPPPKKRASHEVGLIAGLVVAVLSISAIVVFYYLCSTNKQKIPELGNQKLGNHAKMNKDFQEETGPKRFSYKKILQATDGFAETNKLGEGGFGGVYKGFLKDGETDIAVKRVSKTSQQGIKEYTAEIKIISRLRHKNLVELKGWCHEKRELLLIYEFMENGSLDQHLFEQKSRLTWDKRKKIANGLASALFYLHEGCKKCILHRDIKSSNVMLDSNFEAKLGDFGLAKFVDHEKGSQQTLVIAGTWGYMAPEYASTGTPSKQSDVFSFGVVALEIACGRKAIVYEAPDRPVTLVKWLRDLYETGDILKAVDPSIGSYNEEQIERLMIVGLWCAHPVADQRPSMEQAIQVLNHDASLPELSKLPSRMPEITSHLPPNPPVVYYTCVLKS